A region of the Stutzerimonas stutzeri genome:
GGCCGATCTGATTCGCAAGGGCGAGGTGCATGAACTCAAGTCGCTGATGAAGCGCTCGACCGAATTGGGCATGCAGACCTTCGATCAGGCGCTATACAACCTCTATGTGCAGGGTGAAATCACCTACGAAGACGCGCTTTTGCATGCCGACTCGGCCAACGACCTGCGCCTGCTGATCAAGCTGGGTTCGGAAACCGATGGTGAGCATCTGACCAGCGTGTCGCAAGGCCTGAGTCTGGAGGTCAGCGACGAGGATCCAGGCCGCCGCTTCCGCTAATCGGCCTGTCTCGGCTCTCGGCCGATGCGCTTTCCGCTTCTGGCAGCGACGCGTTCGGCCTGGCCATCACACTGCGCGCCGGCCCGTGCGCGGCTCATCAGCTGCGGTATCAGCATGCCCTCGGGGAGGTTTTTCCAGAAGCGCACGGGCAGGTTGCTCTCCAGCCCGCTACGGTTCAGGCGGGCCGGGTTAAACGTGCTTTCGTAATACGTCTTCCATAACTCGCCGCCAGGGTCCGCTGCGTTCTGCGCCAACTGCCGCCACTGTGGTGGGCAGGGTTGGGTGTAGTACATCTCCCGACCATCCCAGCAAACACCTTCTTCCGGCGTCGCAATCAGCCAGCTGTTGCCTCCCATCCGTTCGGCGAAATGCCCTGCCGCCCAAGGCAGTACGTCGTGCGCGGGCTCGAACCAGGCGACGTGCTGCGGTCCATCATTGGTCTGAAGTGGGCTGAAGCGAAGAAAGGCATGCAGATGATGGGCTTCACGGCGGACTGCCTTGATTCGCCCGTGCAGTTCGCTGCCGTCGACATCGCCTACCATTCTTGCGCTCGAGTCGCCTTGGGTGACGCGCCAGAGCACGCGATACAGCAGGCTCCAGCGATTGCCGACGCGATAGCGCGCAGCCATCTCCAGTTCGTCCAGCAATTCTCTCGGGACGCGAATCCGCTGTTCGCATTTCGGTGAAGGTGCAGGCGACGGATT
Encoded here:
- a CDS encoding TIGR03915 family putative DNA repair protein; its protein translation is MVAVRFDGSFQEWRSRARALLQNHVSPHEVNWVSGDESTGLFDNPSPAPSPKCEQRIRVPRELLDELEMAARYRVGNRWSLLYRVLWRVTQGDSSARMVGDVDGSELHGRIKAVRREAHHLHAFLRFSPLQTNDGPQHVAWFEPAHDVLPWAAGHFAERMGGNSWLIATPEEGVCWDGREMYYTQPCPPQWRQLAQNAADPGGELWKTYYESTFNPARLNRSGLESNLPVRFWKNLPEGMLIPQLMSRARAGAQCDGQAERVAARSGKRIGREPRQAD